GGTCGATGCGGCTGGACTGCAGGGCCGTCAGAACCGAGGCGGCCGCTTCGTAATTGCGTAGGGCAGCAGCATAGATGGTCGTCAATTACTCGTCCTTTCCTGAGCATGCATCTGCTTTTCACCGCAGATCGGCTCCTCCCATTTCGTTGCGAGCCAGGCGAGCAGCGGGGCCGCCGCCATCGCCCAGTCGCGCGCGCCGTCCGAGGCGGCGCGGGAAATCCGCCGCAGCTGGTCGCGGTCGCCGTCGAGCGCCAGGATGCGGTGCACGAATCCCGCCTCGCAATTCTCCTCGGGGATCACGAAGCCGGTCACGCCGTCCTCGATGGCCTCATGCATGGCGCCGACCTCGGTCGCGAGCACCGTCACCCCCAGGCGCTGCGCCTCGAGCACCGACAGCGGCAGCCCCTCGTAATGCGAGGGCAGCACCATGACGTCGGTCGCGGCCAGCAGTTCGGTCAGCGCCTCGGGGCCGCGCATGGCGCCCAGCATCCGCGTCTGCCGGGGAAAGCTCAGCTCGCCCGCGGCATCGACCACCGACTGCCCGGCGATCGACAGCTGGACGCCGGGCAGGTGCCGCGCCAGCGCCGCATAGATCGTCGCAAGCCGGCCGACGCCCTTTTGCGGGTCCAGCCGCCCCATGAACAGCACCCGCAGCGGGGCCGTGTCGCAGGCCTGGGCCTCGCGCCGTTCCAGCAGCGCCGCGACGCGGGCCGGGGCCAGCGGATAGCCCGGCGCATTGACCACCGGCATCAGCTTGCTGCGCGGAATCCCCTGGGCGTTCAGCCAGCGGGACAGCGTCTGCGAGCAGCTGAGGAACAGGTCATAGGCATGTTCATAGGCCAGCGCCAGCTTGGGGGGACCGTAGTTGCGGCCATAGACGCTGCGCTCGACCAGGTGTTCGTGGTCGATCATCAGGACACCCTGCCGCTTCAGCCGGTCGGCGACCTTGTGCAGCGCGGCGGAATGGGCGTTGATGACCGCATCCATCGAGCAGAGCAGCCCGACCAGGTCGGCGCGCTCCATGCCCTCGCCCCAGCGCGGCTCGGCGGTGCCCATGTATTCCGGGCCGGACCAGTCCAGCGTCGACGCATCGGGCAGCCAGTTCACGGTCGAAAAGGCCTCCAGCGCCCAGCCGTCGCCATGGAGCGGCCGGTCGCTGGCGATGAACAGGTGCAGCCGGTGCCCGGCGGCGGCCAGCTCGCGCGCCAGGCTGGCCGCGACCTTTTCCACGCCGCCGAAGTCGAAGATCGGCAGCACCAGGCCGATGTCCTTGCGCCCGGGCTGTTTCAGCAGCGGGAAGATCACCCCGCCCGAGGCGGCGCTGCGCGGGATCTCGACCGCCATGGCGCGGCTGGCGGCGCCGCCCGGGGCGCGCCATTGCCAGCTTTGCGCCAGCGCCGGCCGGAAGCGGCTGCGATGCAGCTGCATCAGGAAGCCGCGCAGCAATTCGGTCGCGGCCTCGGCCTGCGGGCGCAGCGGCGACATGCCGTCGATCTCCATGCCCCAGCCGGTGACGGCGTGCGGGT
This window of the Paracoccus sp. N5 genome carries:
- a CDS encoding glycosyltransferase; the encoded protein is MTTTGQISIIIPTKGHPVLLDDAIAAVHREMASGVIRRLVVIDDGCEHAETRASLASWQAIMGDSMLALHFPNAGLSAARNRGIKAALAADPDIEALFLLDADNTLVEGAAAACQRALAQHPDQDWFYPEFDFFGQRAHYIADHDPSLLFHAHVNLCEAGSLIRRRVFDAGIRFDEAMKKGYEDWDFWLSAARAGFRGRPLAAPVLLYRKRPASMLSHSHDLDGELRRFLENKHRWLFSAPALLALEAQRFPRYAIIEGDSAILCTDPDHSETVTLADLERRFFAHFADPYAHHAPALLIVLREGVSARLKQARLMRNFLWLCERRQARQGGAADLDLFFVEASESGHQVHTDLGNPAAMPDGVAVGLERLREIVMRDDAGWIREIERVPNPHAVTGWGMEIDGMSPLRPQAEAATELLRGFLMQLHRSRFRPALAQSWQWRAPGGAASRAMAVEIPRSAASGGVIFPLLKQPGRKDIGLVLPIFDFGGVEKVAASLARELAAAGHRLHLFIASDRPLHGDGWALEAFSTVNWLPDASTLDWSGPEYMGTAEPRWGEGMERADLVGLLCSMDAVINAHSAALHKVADRLKRQGVLMIDHEHLVERSVYGRNYGPPKLALAYEHAYDLFLSCSQTLSRWLNAQGIPRSKLMPVVNAPGYPLAPARVAALLERREAQACDTAPLRVLFMGRLDPQKGVGRLATIYAALARHLPGVQLSIAGQSVVDAAGELSFPRQTRMLGAMRGPEALTELLAATDVMVLPSHYEGLPLSVLEAQRLGVTVLATEVGAMHEAIEDGVTGFVIPEENCEAGFVHRILALDGDRDQLRRISRAASDGARDWAMAAAPLLAWLATKWEEPICGEKQMHAQERTSN